The Dreissena polymorpha isolate Duluth1 chromosome 2, UMN_Dpol_1.0, whole genome shotgun sequence nucleotide sequence TAAGTCTAAATGACCACAGTGTAAGCCTTGTTAATATTGACTCATTGGCCCATTTTAATAAGTCTGAATGACCACAGTGTAAGCCTTGGTAATATTGACTCATTGGCCCATTTTAATAAGTCTGAATGACCACAGTGTAAGTCTTGTCGGTATTGACTCATTGGCCCATTTGAATAAGTCTGAATGACCACAGTGTAAGTCTTGTCAGTATTGACTCATTGGCCCATTTGAATTAGTCTGAATGATCACAGTGTAAGTCTTGTCAGTATTGACTCATTGGCCCATTTGAATAAGTCTGAATGACCACAGTGTAAGTCTTGTTAGTATTGACTCATTGGCCCATTTTAATAAGTCTGAATGACCACAGTGTAAGTCTTGTCAGTATTGACTCATTGGCCCATTTGATTAAGTCTAAGTACAAAAGTAGGTCCAAGTTCAAAATGACATCAGGCGATGTGAGGATATGGTGTTCAGAATGGAAATATGTAAGCTTTTTAGTTATTAGTGCATAAACAGGGATTGAATGTTACATTTTTGGGagcataataattaaaaataaacagaatcTGAATTTAAGACTAGGAAAGATTAATACTAAAATAAGTCCGTGTACCTCCTTAATGTACAAGCTCATGTTCTCTAAGGTGTATAAGGCACTGCAGAGTCGCAGTTGATGCTGGAGCCTCTCGTCCCCACACAGGTGGATGCTGACGGCGTGATAGAGGCACCAATTGCTAGAACCACTGGTTTGGTAGGCCTCATAGCCAACTGGAACACCTCTAGAATACCAGGTTTACACTTAACCACTTACTTGAAAATGATTACACATTTGAAGAAACATTAAGTAACCAAGATGTACTGTTCATAGCAAATGTGAAGTCGAGATGTAAGTCAATAAATCACGTCATTAGCATACGTACCGGTAACTACAAGAAATAATCATGCCTACATAGATTCTTACACAGACAAAGAAATCCATCCAACAAATGAAATCTAATCTCACATGCTATACCTTCTTTTCTATGTTATATAaccattataaatatttttatcttaaacatgtgtGATATAGCATTTTTAGCCTTTTTGATGGCAACTTTTTGTTTGACATGACCAATGGCATTACATTATTTTGCTGCAATGACGTTGAAATGACAAGTGACATCacacaatttaaaccactttCCAGTTTAATCATGCGattatgttaatattaatttcttttgatattttaaaagcaTGCGCTAAAAATATTCAACACAAGTTGTCATTTCATTCTATGATTTATTTACCTCGTCTAAGAACTTTGTTAGTAAGCTTACCAAAAGAAAAGAGCTGAACTCATTCAGGAAAATATCGTATGAAATAACAACTCTTGTCAGAACCTATAATGAAACTCCTGTATTACATAACGTAACACCTAATTAACCATTTAGGGTGAAAGGAAAAAATACCTGTTCCAATCTTGTAGAGTATACTGCAATGTTATAAATTTGGCTGTAAATAACTATGCTTAGAACACCTGCCATTATTTGCATTAGATGATTTTCCCCAATGTCATAAATGGGTCAAAAGACTCTACCATGTTAGAGGCTAAATCTGAATGCAGTATCAATCAAATGACAAAGTTATCTGTAACTGTCAACAACATGTTACGGTAATGCAATCATGTGAActgtgataaaaaaaaataagccaCAGACTTAAGTATGCAATTCAATACAACAAATAGGAACAAATATTGCACACAGTATGTGGTTACAATATGGTGAACATTAGTAGATTTTCTGGAAAGTCATTACAAAATTATATGCCATCCACATGCTCTGTATGAGGCACAACATGAACAATGATTTACAAAATAGAGTGGTTCTAAAAGTTGTAACACAGCGACTTCAACCAGAAATAGCTGAACATTCTAattataaatatgcttatttCAAACAATCACAACATACGTAAAATATTGTGCCCAGTTGCAAAAAATTAAAGGTACAAATTTCTCTTGTGGCTACTTATGCAACAATATGTGTGTATGATCATGGACAGCTAttcatatcttcaatattgcaaaagttatggccaatgttaaagttttcggacggacggacagactgactgactgacggacagttcaactgctatatgccaccctacttggggcataaaaacaaacatccaTACATATACACAAATCCACACACAATGCAGAGGCATACAAACTAGTTAATGACAGTTCTTTTGGGTTAAACAACAATCATAACCATAGCTAAATTAATTCTCGAGTCATTTCGGAGCTTAAATCCTTTTTAAACTgtttagaaacatttcaaacacAGTGACCCTATGAAACCCCTAGCCAGGTCTGGATACAAGGTAAATGTGCATGAAGTGAAAATAAAAATCTCAATTTCTTGCACTGACAAAGCAGAAACCACCTTCAGAAAATGTGTCCCTAATAAACAGTACAAAAGCACATATTTTAGGTTTGGAGTTATTTATTATATTGTCACATACAGGAGTATGTTTATCTTTCTGTTCAGTCTTCACTTTTTTCActttcaaataaatcaatatgTATGATCATACGCATCTTCATTTCTTGACCTCTGAgctaacaattaaaatatataaaaaaaaaaattctacaaAGCCTTCCGCTACAAAAACAATTTTCTCAACCCGTATCTGAGCTGAAAATTTGCAATTCAGATAAAAATATGGCTTATAATTGAGTATGATGGGAGAATTGAGTAAAACACACTTTCATTCTAGGGGCAATAACTCTTTTTTTATCATACGTCAGATCATTTGTTCTGAGATTTTGGGTTGACACTTAAATCAACACATACCTGGCTTCCTTAACAGGCACACAAAACCGCAGCAAAGAAGGTGGCTGTGGAAAATTGATCAGATCTTCAACACATACCTGGCTTCCTTAACAGGCACACAAAACCGCAGCAGAGAAGGTGGCTGTGGAAAATTGATCAGATCTTCAAGACAGACTCCCAGATCATTTGCAAAAGATTCAAGACTGCTGTGGTTAGCACCATGGTCAACCTTGGCAAGCCAGGACCATGGGGTTGGGCCTGCTTCCTGGGATGCTGTACTCAGAAGCTGGGCCAAACGTGACAAGAGCATCAAGGCTATATCCTGAAACACGCAGTACCAATTCTTGAAAATCTCTGAAACATTATTGCATATACATACAATGAACTGCTAACAAGTTACAACTGGTGCAAGAAAAATCTGGAAAATTTCTGGAACACGGTGCgttttatcaataatttaaaaacaacatttccAGACAATGAGCGTAATCTAAAAACAagattaaatgcatgtttgtcaAGTATCGTCCCAGCCTCTGCAATCGggacagtctaatcagggacgaaactttctatTCAATTGAGccaaaatgaatatatatatctagaaacactatgtccccccatatatttgacctttgacctcgaaggatcaccttgacctttcaccactcaaaaaacaaaaaagtgcagctcagtgagatacacatgcatgccaaatatcaagttgctatcttcaacattgcaaaactGTATATTAAATTAgctattttgacccatatatttgacctttgaccttgaaggatgaccttgacctttcaccactcaaaatgtgcagctccatgagatacatatgcttgccaaatatgaagttgctatcttcaatattgaaaaagttaaggcaaatgtttaagtttgacgcaaaccaacagacagggcaaaaacaatgtgtCCCCAActaaagtggtgggggacataaaaatgacatATATTTTCAACAGTTGTCAATGTTCATACCAGCTTGTCAGGGGAATGTGCCTGAATGTCTTCAAATTTCTCGTCAATAGTGTTTGCATTCCCAAGTTCAATATCACATGTGTTGTCCATACTTGCTGCACTCTCAATATCAGAAACATCATCATTTACTTTAAATCTGGCTGATTGAGACTGGGTCTTCATCGCAATTAACCCTAAAATTATacacagaaaatatattttttattcctaTCAACTGCATAACTTTATGTTTCTAAACTTGTCTAAGATGAGTAtatgaataaaaacaagaaacatgGAAATGCTATGAAAACTTTTTTTCTTGTGTACCTATTAATTTACTGGAGTCCCAAGTAAATAACCAAAAACCTTACCATGATGAAGCCCATTTTTTAGGCCGGGAGGAAGGCTGTCCTGGAAAAAGAACAAACAAGAGATCCGTTAGTTAAACACCTTTGCCCCTTActttgaagccacacagcagcTATATCTTAATTGAAAACATCATGACGAATATCGAAAACATTAAAGTCCAAGGctcataactttgccaaaataaCAATGGACTGGAACGCAATGAATACTTcatttgtaagtcatgtaggtaaacTCACACACCTAAAATCAGCTGAATATCTGAAAGCATTCCATAAAAAACCTCCGgataattttttttcaatgaacACAATAGTTTCAACTTTTTTCTACATtgagaaatatttttatttaaaatcaatgacAATTGTATTAATGACCAAAGGAATGATTATTCCATCTTTATGTTGTATGCACCATGTTATACTGAATTACAACATACAATTTCATTACATAAACGTGTACAACATGTTTTCAACATTAGGTATCTTGCCAGTTAACAACTGCAGTTCCTACCTAACAGCTGATTCAGAGGAGATTGGTAATGACTTACCAATTCAAGAATAAGGTTAAAATAGGGATGCAACTGTCACCAAAACATTAGCTGATTAACCTTTTTTGTAAccagttaatttataaactgtttatttgaaAGCATATTCATAagaaacaaacacatttcaaatttcattatCATGTTTGTTTGGTGGGGGCGCATACATTTGTGTtttatcactttctgaaatgttTGCAATTATagtgtttctttgttcattccatttcaatttttaaatgtttgaaattaaCTACACGTTAAGTGCTCACATGGTTGCTTAAGTACATTAGGGATTAGCTAAAGCTGAATTTCAGTGGGGCCCCCTTAAATTTGTATGcctttaataacttttaaaatatgtccCACCTCTGTGTCCCATTTTCATTTGTCTATGTTCTTAAAAATTCACACACATCTAAAATGTTTTTGAGATGTGGACAATTTATACTTATATAAGTTTTACTTGATACttacataaatttatttttaacaaaaagcaTACCGTATGGAAAATGTGCTTAATGGACGATTGAATATAAGTTCTTCAGTCAGTGGAAACAGGAAAATAAAGTCACGCAAACaacacatgtatacacatttcACCATCCTAcaaattttttaatgaaaaatttacCCTGCTAATTTCAAAGTCCCAACCCCCACCATATTTTTCGTCTGGCTTAATCCCCATATCAAATAAACAAAGTGGTGCCCACACAATACCCCAAAGTGAATgttgttttgtaattaaattagTTTCATTATTCACTGTCATAATTAAAACTTGTGTCACACAATTGTGGTTGCATTGTTTGTGACAAAAAatacaactaataataataatgtctgGTAAAAATAATATGCTTACAAGGTAAAGATTTccaaaaaataatgataatatatttataatttatttttcaaaacactTTCTTTTGGCAAGCTATGAGTAAATCGGtcaacaaaacaagagggccatgatggccctatatcgctccactgtttttttaacCCGactttttttcagtttataaaaaaaaccaaTCACATTTCAACTGAATATCGTTCATAGCTGATTATCTTTCATACTCTGTATGTAAGTGAAATAGATATAATTTAATGCAGCATGAAAGGAATTGACTATCATGTGCATATTTTGATAAACAATATCATTGAATTAAAATGTGAATGCAACAAATTAACTTGACATAttccaatattttttaaatgtataagatCTACTTAGTGAGAGGAGTAGCCATAAGttttgctcgattggtcattgtcggctcaggtactactcacatgtaccccgggtacacttaagtatacttacttGTACCCCCGATACGGTAAATacacttaaacgtacccgggaattttaacgctaaataaGTCGTTGTCGgcttaaaaaaatcatgtttatatttatgtcagtTTTCTATTTAATGGCCTCTTTATGATCGAAACTCATATTCAAACAGCATGTTGATGAAGGttttt carries:
- the LOC127869714 gene encoding uncharacterized protein LOC127869714; translation: MKTQSQSARFKVNDDVSDIESAASMDNTCDIELGNANTIDEKFEDIQAHSPDKLDIALMLLSRLAQLLSTASQEAGPTPWSWLAKVDHGANHSSLESFANDLGVCLEDLINFPQPPSLLRFCVPVKEARGVPVGYEAYQTSGSSNWCLYHAVSIHLCGDERLQHQLRLCSALYTLENMSLYIKEVNLSQRGDGEAIAARLQQVFSCYGVELDEHQRKSSPSWRDQLCVMMFKVVMETCEANKDSSKHSQGTH